In Streptococcus parauberis NCFD 2020, the sequence TACTTGCTTATGCCATCTATTTACATCGAATTAGTTATGGGAAATTACCTTCCATTGAAAAGAAATAAAACCCAGTCCGTTAGGACTGGGTTTTATGTTAGATAAAAGCATCTAACCAATCTTTTTATCCTTCAAAATAAAGGAGTTCTTTTGGAGTTTTAGTAAATGGTTGGAAGCCATCTTTTGTGACATAGCCACAATCCTCAATGCGGACACCAACTTTTCCTGGAATGTAAATGCCAGGTTCGACTGAGAAGCACATGCCTTCTTCAACAACCATGTCATTACCTTCCATGATTGATGGGAATTCATGGACATCCATTCCTAAACCATGTCCAAGGCGATGATTAAAGTACTCACCGTAACCTGCTCTTTCGATTACATCACGTGCAGCAGCATCGACTTGAGCAGCAGTGACACCTGGCTTAATAAATTCTTGTGCGGTTAATTGTGCCTCTAAACAAAGATTGTAGATATCGACTTTGAATTGATCAGGTTTTCCGACAGCTACTGTTCTTGTCATATCACTGGTATATCCTAAAGTTTCAACACCCAGGTCAAATAAAAGCAAAGCATTATTTTCAATTTTGTTGGTACCTGGAATACCATGTGGATTAGCTGCGTTATCACCTGTTAAAACCATAGTATCGAAACTCATTTTATTGATACCTTGCTTTTTCATTTCAAATTCAATTTGGGCAATAATATCAGTTTCTGTAACATTTAATGAAATGTTTTCAAAACCAACTTGGACTGCCTTATCGGCAAAGTCACCAGCAACTAGCATCTTTTCAATTTCATCTTTAGATTTAATTAAACGCATTCTTTGGATAATTGGACTCAAATTATCAAATTGACCAGAGAAAACAGTCTGTAAACCTTGGAATTTTGTTACATTTAAATGATCAAATTCCGCATAAATACGTTTTGCATCTTTAAT encodes:
- a CDS encoding M24 family metallopeptidase, which translates into the protein MTKLDKIRHFIKESEAEVAVFSDPVTVNYLSGFDCDPHERQMFLFVFHDKEPLLFVPALEVARAKSIVSFTVQGYLDAENPWEKIKVALPIKDAKRIYAEFDHLNVTKFQGLQTVFSGQFDNLSPIIQRMRLIKSKDEIEKMLVAGDFADKAVQVGFENISLNVTETDIIAQIEFEMKKQGINKMSFDTMVLTGDNAANPHGIPGTNKIENNALLLFDLGVETLGYTSDMTRTVAVGKPDQFKVDIYNLCLEAQLTAQEFIKPGVTAAQVDAAARDVIERAGYGEYFNHRLGHGLGMDVHEFPSIMEGNDMVVEEGMCFSVEPGIYIPGKVGVRIEDCGYVTKDGFQPFTKTPKELLYFEG